In Sporosarcina luteola, a single window of DNA contains:
- a CDS encoding alpha/beta hydrolase yields MPPIKEGLLPAILILAGSGKLNRDANAEKGKFQFNLYRDLAEHIPTLGFATLRYDKRGVGESEGNFERTGLWDAVTDAANALKFLASHPDIDPHRLIVVGHSEGCIVGTALYAKRPFNGLVLLSGGGGGLRESLDHQRQQLYSELKQAKGLQGFIIRKFKTLDKSEKQAQATYRKLTTTNKDVVRIAGLIKMPAKYYREHFYYDIVVGLQHVACPVLAINGSKDFQSSVEFAKRIPENVKGPSTCVVVENMDHGLKEQLTPLSASTFKKDYIKTIGKPIHEEAIKHLDAWLSEWKEGFLRVAGENI; encoded by the coding sequence TTGCCTCCAATAAAAGAAGGTTTGCTCCCGGCAATCCTGATACTTGCCGGATCAGGTAAACTGAATCGGGATGCGAACGCGGAAAAAGGGAAATTCCAGTTCAATTTGTACAGGGATCTGGCAGAGCACATACCGACATTGGGATTTGCAACGCTTCGATATGATAAACGGGGCGTTGGGGAAAGCGAAGGGAACTTTGAACGCACAGGGCTTTGGGACGCGGTGACGGATGCGGCAAACGCCCTTAAATTTTTGGCATCCCATCCTGACATCGATCCGCATCGGCTAATTGTGGTAGGTCATAGTGAGGGATGTATTGTCGGGACTGCTTTATACGCGAAAAGACCATTTAATGGATTGGTTTTATTGTCCGGCGGTGGCGGAGGGTTGCGTGAAAGTCTGGATCATCAAAGGCAACAATTATATTCCGAGTTGAAACAGGCGAAAGGTTTGCAAGGGTTCATCATTCGAAAATTCAAGACGTTGGATAAAAGCGAAAAACAGGCACAAGCGACGTACCGGAAATTGACGACGACAAATAAGGATGTAGTCCGGATTGCCGGTTTAATTAAGATGCCCGCGAAATATTACCGCGAGCATTTCTATTACGACATTGTCGTAGGCTTGCAACATGTCGCATGTCCTGTGTTGGCGATTAATGGCTCAAAGGATTTCCAATCAAGCGTTGAATTCGCGAAAAGGATACCTGAAAACGTAAAGGGACCGTCAACATGTGTCGTTGTCGAAAATATGGATCATGGGTTGAAAGAACAACTGACGCCACTTTCCGCTTCCACTTTTAAGAAGGATTACATCAAGACGATCGGCAAGCCGATTCATGAAGAAGCAATCAAGCACCTTGATGCGTGGCTGAGTGAATGGAAAGAAGGGTTTCTCCGAGTAGCTGGGGAAAATATTT
- a CDS encoding AEC family transporter: MANIFIGSIFLNVILPILILVVLGAGLQRKFAFNLKAVSNLITYCLMPAAVFINLYETEIDVHVLLEIISYLFAFSLAIIIVTTILSKFLKLDRGETAIFKNSISLINSGNYGIPVSQLLFHANPLGISIQIIVMVFQNVLTYTYGLYNLISATKSGLEILRSLLKMPVIHAMLLGGLLNWLQIPIPNFIWVPISHLSDAFLAIALILLGAQLAQIELKTIVNRTIVTSSIGRLLIGPSVALLLIFLFGLDGVVAQSLFIASSFPTSRNSSTLALEYDVHPDLAAQTVLFSTIVSAITVTFVVYLSGILFV, encoded by the coding sequence GTGGCCAACATATTCATAGGATCCATTTTCTTAAATGTAATCTTGCCCATTTTAATCCTCGTAGTCCTCGGTGCAGGTTTACAAAGAAAATTCGCCTTCAATTTAAAAGCAGTATCGAATCTGATTACATATTGTCTCATGCCGGCGGCTGTTTTCATTAATCTTTATGAGACGGAAATCGATGTCCATGTCCTCTTAGAAATCATCAGTTACCTATTCGCCTTCAGTTTAGCGATCATCATTGTTACAACTATATTGAGTAAATTTTTGAAGTTAGACAGAGGAGAGACAGCGATATTCAAAAATAGCATATCGTTAATCAACTCGGGGAATTATGGAATACCGGTCAGTCAGCTGCTATTCCACGCGAACCCCCTTGGCATCTCCATCCAAATCATCGTGATGGTCTTTCAAAACGTTTTAACCTATACATATGGATTGTATAATTTGATATCTGCCACAAAGTCCGGGTTGGAAATCCTAAGATCACTATTGAAAATGCCGGTCATCCACGCGATGCTCCTCGGCGGCTTGTTGAATTGGCTGCAAATCCCGATTCCGAACTTCATCTGGGTGCCGATCAGTCATCTATCCGATGCATTTTTAGCAATCGCACTTATTTTATTGGGGGCGCAGCTCGCGCAAATTGAATTGAAGACGATTGTGAATCGGACGATTGTTACCAGCAGCATCGGAAGACTTCTCATCGGCCCAAGCGTTGCATTGCTTCTCATTTTCCTTTTCGGGCTGGATGGCGTCGTCGCTCAATCGCTCTTTATCGCGAGTTCCTTCCCGACGTCAAGAAACAGCTCGACACTTGCATTGGAATACGATGTACATCCGGACCTGGCAGCGCAAACAGTTCTGTTTTCAACAATAGTAAGTGCGATTACAGTAACATTTGTCGTGTATTTATCTGGGATTTTGTTTGTGTAG